Proteins encoded together in one Chitinophaga sp. LS1 window:
- the tnpA gene encoding IS66 family insertion sequence element accessory protein TnpA — MRTKKSQVNKEEYMFSLIAEQATSGQSIKSFCARHGIPSGNWFYWQKRYQQRNLEAHSENGSFTLLQISPDVVSSIDSAIFAEYKGMKIYRPVPASFLKELIG, encoded by the coding sequence ATGAGAACTAAAAAATCACAAGTCAATAAGGAGGAATACATGTTTTCCCTCATTGCAGAGCAAGCCACCAGTGGTCAATCTATTAAATCCTTTTGTGCCAGACATGGAATTCCTTCTGGCAACTGGTTTTACTGGCAGAAAAGGTACCAGCAAAGAAATTTAGAAGCTCATAGTGAAAATGGGAGTTTTACTTTGCTTCAAATATCACCGGATGTTGTCTCCTCTATTGACTCTGCCATCTTTGCTGAATACAAAGGCATGAAAATCTATCGTCCGGTACCGGCTTCTTTTCTAAAGGAATTAATTGGGTAG
- the tnpB gene encoding IS66 family insertion sequence element accessory protein TnpB (TnpB, as the term is used for proteins encoded by IS66 family insertion elements, is considered an accessory protein, since TnpC, encoded by a neighboring gene, is a DDE family transposase.), which yields MLQIHPGTRYLLYSKWADVRKSFDGLSGLITNELKIPIESGDVFIFLNRRQTHIKLLQWEGDGFGMYYKRLEEGTFELPSGFMEGTHSEISSKQLSLILQGCNRQLQLHNFRRISLQSFRQQCCRRNGNNDT from the coding sequence ATGTTGCAGATTCATCCAGGGACAAGATATCTGCTGTATTCCAAATGGGCAGACGTAAGAAAAAGCTTTGATGGATTGAGTGGGCTTATCACCAACGAACTCAAAATACCGATTGAGTCCGGTGATGTTTTTATATTTCTCAATCGCCGGCAAACTCACATCAAGCTATTGCAATGGGAAGGGGATGGTTTTGGTATGTATTACAAGCGATTGGAAGAGGGTACATTCGAATTACCTTCCGGATTTATGGAAGGGACCCATAGCGAGATATCCAGTAAGCAGCTTTCTCTGATATTGCAGGGGTGTAATCGGCAATTACAACTACACAATTTTCGGCGAATAAGCCTGCAGAGTTTTCGGCAGCAATGCTGCCGAAGAAACGGCAACAACGATACATAA
- a CDS encoding IS3 family transposase has product MEVAKTELFEFIGIWYNRQRIHSILGYLTSEEYGKSITKQAA; this is encoded by the coding sequence ATTGAGGTCGCAAAAACGGAGTTATTTGAGTTTATTGGAATATGGTATAACAGGCAGCGGATACATTCTATACTGGGTTACTTAACGTCTGAAGAATATGGTAAATCTATTACAAAACAAGCAGCTTAA
- the istA gene encoding IS21 family transposase, whose protein sequence is MMNAYLKKIMMYQSIKELHEQGFSIAKISSTIGINWRTVKSYLSMTLEEYNLFIEKRAQRQRGLSVYESFVREKLEKYQDTSSAQMHDWLKENFPEFPKTAIRTMFDFVMWVRRKYNLPYIKPLREYEMLEESPYGKQAQADFGEYNLRNGTGKRVKIYFIAIQLSRSRYKYIWFIGRPFTTELAIMGHEQAFSFFKGIPEQLVYDQDKVFIADENIGDILLTDAFRAYTRERPFELHFCRKSDPESKGKIESVVKYVKRNFLYNRCFIDIENLNEEALQWLNRTGNNMPHGTTKLLPNEEWLKEQPYLSALPEFIQTTSPEIYMVRKDNTISYKSNFYSLPLGTFKGKGTAVVVGVDMHIYLIISNLQGDILCKHMIAVGKGQKVLNTDHRRDKTVKIDKLINEVCGFLEDDANRGRQFLETIREVKPRYIRDQVLLFRDTIDISDKVSVGEALTYCLNNNIQSANDFKSIVEQQLKVRRATSILNYQSIQMNPLNGELPPVALAEPAKSSIEDYIDLFSKQS, encoded by the coding sequence ATGATGAATGCTTATTTAAAGAAAATTATGATGTATCAGAGTATTAAAGAACTACACGAACAAGGCTTTTCAATAGCCAAAATTAGCAGTACTATTGGTATTAACTGGCGGACGGTAAAGTCTTATCTGTCCATGACCCTGGAAGAATACAACCTGTTTATAGAGAAAAGAGCACAACGTCAAAGAGGATTGTCTGTTTACGAATCTTTTGTTAGGGAAAAGCTGGAGAAATACCAGGATACATCATCCGCTCAAATGCATGACTGGCTCAAAGAGAACTTCCCTGAGTTTCCTAAGACAGCCATTAGGACCATGTTTGATTTTGTAATGTGGGTACGTCGCAAATATAATCTGCCTTATATCAAACCGCTTAGAGAATATGAAATGTTGGAAGAGTCTCCTTATGGGAAGCAGGCCCAGGCTGACTTTGGAGAATATAATCTCCGCAATGGAACTGGTAAAAGGGTAAAGATATATTTTATCGCCATTCAACTATCCCGATCCCGTTATAAATATATCTGGTTTATTGGTAGGCCTTTCACGACTGAATTGGCTATTATGGGCCATGAACAGGCATTTTCCTTCTTTAAGGGCATCCCGGAACAACTAGTCTACGATCAGGATAAGGTCTTCATAGCAGATGAAAACATAGGAGATATCCTTCTTACAGATGCATTCCGGGCATATACCAGAGAAAGACCTTTTGAGCTACATTTCTGTCGAAAATCCGACCCGGAAAGTAAGGGGAAAATTGAAAGCGTTGTCAAATACGTTAAAAGAAATTTTCTGTATAACAGATGCTTTATCGATATAGAAAATTTAAATGAAGAGGCTTTACAGTGGCTAAACCGCACAGGAAACAATATGCCTCATGGAACAACAAAGTTACTTCCTAATGAAGAATGGCTGAAAGAACAACCATACCTGAGCGCTTTACCAGAGTTTATACAAACTACCAGTCCTGAAATTTACATGGTCCGTAAGGATAACACCATCTCTTATAAAAGTAATTTTTATTCGTTACCACTGGGTACTTTTAAAGGAAAAGGAACTGCCGTAGTAGTGGGTGTTGATATGCATATTTACCTGATTATATCCAACTTACAGGGGGATATATTATGCAAACATATGATCGCTGTTGGCAAAGGACAGAAAGTACTAAATACTGACCACAGAAGAGATAAAACCGTTAAGATTGACAAGTTGATTAATGAAGTCTGCGGTTTTTTGGAAGACGATGCAAATCGGGGTAGACAATTTTTAGAGACCATACGAGAAGTGAAACCACGTTATATAAGAGACCAGGTGCTGTTGTTCAGGGACACTATTGATATTTCGGACAAAGTGAGTGTTGGCGAAGCATTGACATATTGTTTGAACAATAATATTCAAAGTGCCAACGACTTCAAATCTATCGTAGAACAGCAGTTGAAAGTAAGAAGAGCAACATCCATCCTTAATTATCAGTCTATCCAGATGAATCCATTAAATGGAGAATTACCCCCTGTAGCTTTAGCAGAACCTGCTAAAAGTTCAATCGAAGATTACATAGATCTTTTTAGCAAACAATCTTGA
- the istB gene encoding IS21-like element helper ATPase IstB: MEKKQTIKQYCHQFRLGGIYNQIDQLVSAAEAAGIGYLEYTVNLLKTEAVHRDYNDTQKRLKTAQLPRSSDLNLFQCKNDSGLSKARLNQLRELNWLDQVYNILLTGPSGTGKSMLAAGLCADAVQKGYKAYFRDMEGLINMFKMKDFSASAKIEYKRLSKAHLIVIDDLMSFPIEKNHAVSFFNFFNSTYEKTAFIITTNKNPAEWATMLNDEVLATALLDRLLFQCEVINLTGKSFRLENRKTIFELTNK, from the coding sequence ATGGAAAAGAAACAAACAATTAAACAGTATTGCCACCAGTTTAGGTTGGGCGGGATTTATAACCAAATCGATCAACTGGTATCAGCTGCGGAAGCAGCTGGTATTGGTTATCTGGAATACACCGTTAACCTGTTAAAAACCGAAGCGGTACACCGCGATTATAATGATACTCAAAAACGTCTTAAAACAGCACAATTACCCCGATCCAGCGACTTAAACCTGTTCCAGTGCAAGAATGATAGCGGATTGTCTAAGGCTCGCTTAAATCAGCTTAGAGAGCTTAACTGGCTTGATCAGGTTTATAATATTCTTCTTACGGGGCCCTCTGGAACGGGTAAATCCATGCTGGCCGCAGGTCTTTGTGCAGATGCGGTGCAAAAGGGATACAAAGCCTACTTCAGGGATATGGAGGGACTTATCAACATGTTCAAAATGAAAGATTTTTCTGCTTCCGCTAAGATTGAATATAAGAGATTATCCAAAGCCCATTTAATCGTTATAGATGACCTGATGTCGTTTCCTATTGAAAAAAATCATGCTGTCTCATTTTTTAATTTTTTCAACAGTACCTATGAAAAAACAGCCTTTATCATCACTACCAATAAGAACCCCGCAGAATGGGCTACTATGCTCAATGATGAGGTACTGGCAACCGCCTTACTGGACAGATTATTATTCCAGTGTGAAGTAATAAATCTAACAGGAAAAAGCTTCAGACTGGAAAATAGGAAAACAATTTTTGAGCTTACAAACAAATAA
- a CDS encoding P-loop NTPase fold protein, with translation MTNPYSKASWKQYKKSLTPKKTWQCIFIIIIALIGVDYFLPLWNTYIFETIICHINEGAILNIATLILCAYSSIKVTPKLKLGLLPSINSVFFFLTIVTIYIYYGRLNSTYNFYTFKDFHIPWLVNTDLLLLSCLSLLDFRAYNSPLIVKNQFSFIEDNAIVDKNKDSAHINSDGYVNTIINRINNSSTINSFAIGISGNWGSGKSYLLNLLYNALDNEDNIRIQFNVWRYNNTEGIIEDFFNAISSELKMYNTSISSKITDYSKKIIQPGKEIYFRLMDTIVNDLSDQDSIKSKYDKINTEIRLTGKRIIIFIDDLDRLGGTEIVSVLKLIRNAADFNNTFFIVAIDHEYVISTIKNTNIFSKEEQYLKKVFQLIVPLQKINKRNYVEEIRNLLGYSTMDYFDKDIIDSALKIVSSQDKILKQRGLPEGMLESMLDNIRDIKRFSNVIKLNFDLLKFDIDMSDYFLLVLIQLRNFKLYRLISDQILIKEDVSDTNFYCLNEEELKNSLDPKALTTQETILLEEVINLLLGKNQRKTEEVLINKDYFWIYFSFQLFNNISFRVFKETLEKSKEEIATTFNNWNNKYRYELIQILNNLRPVQNIEEAKKMLYAFSSIDDDKDHYIERSKDLIKSDGFWKLDNDDNVVEAIREIVNDDNLPVYSRASIVNSLNEIGEQRGNIIFNDNEIISTIQRLFEVYLKSGKAFDYNGKIEFLLKAGNINRAAQSKYDLNNEIARRYEDFLLNNKRAFVSFILYVIRSKSTPRPLSQTYVFNPFINDIFSNNQLDEITNWLNNIKEEELRSEITQEELAAFNTIKSIILKHADEYKNNREFIADKEEEEFLIPHLEKTGQIKKISTEEDDEPML, from the coding sequence ATGACAAATCCGTATAGCAAGGCTTCTTGGAAACAGTATAAAAAAAGCCTGACACCAAAAAAAACATGGCAATGTATTTTCATTATAATAATTGCCCTAATTGGTGTAGATTACTTTTTACCATTATGGAATACCTATATTTTCGAAACAATCATTTGTCATATCAATGAGGGTGCTATTTTAAATATAGCTACCCTTATATTATGTGCATATTCAAGTATAAAGGTAACTCCTAAACTCAAACTAGGGCTGTTACCTTCAATAAATTCTGTATTTTTTTTCCTTACAATAGTTACTATATATATCTATTATGGAAGATTAAATAGTACGTATAATTTTTACACATTCAAAGACTTTCATATACCGTGGCTGGTTAATACGGATTTATTACTTTTGTCTTGCTTGTCATTATTAGATTTTCGTGCATACAACTCACCATTAATTGTCAAAAATCAATTTTCATTTATTGAGGACAATGCCATAGTAGACAAAAATAAAGATTCTGCTCACATTAATAGTGATGGATATGTAAATACCATCATTAACCGCATAAATAATAGCTCAACAATAAATTCCTTTGCTATTGGTATATCTGGCAATTGGGGAAGTGGCAAATCATACCTCCTGAATCTCCTGTATAATGCACTAGACAACGAGGACAATATTCGAATTCAGTTCAATGTATGGCGATACAATAATACAGAAGGAATTATTGAAGACTTCTTTAATGCAATCTCTAGTGAACTTAAAATGTATAATACTTCAATTTCAAGTAAAATCACAGATTACTCAAAAAAAATCATACAACCTGGAAAAGAAATATATTTCAGGTTAATGGATACTATTGTTAATGATTTATCAGATCAGGATTCTATCAAATCCAAATATGATAAAATCAATACTGAAATCAGGCTGACCGGAAAACGAATTATCATTTTTATAGATGACCTGGATCGGCTAGGCGGAACTGAAATCGTCTCTGTATTAAAGCTCATTAGAAATGCTGCAGACTTTAATAATACTTTCTTTATTGTTGCAATCGATCATGAATACGTAATTTCAACAATCAAAAACACCAATATCTTCTCCAAAGAGGAACAATATTTAAAAAAAGTATTTCAATTGATTGTGCCTTTACAAAAAATCAATAAACGAAACTATGTTGAGGAAATAAGGAATCTGCTAGGATACTCTACTATGGATTATTTTGACAAGGATATTATCGACAGTGCATTAAAGATAGTATCCTCCCAAGATAAAATATTAAAACAGCGGGGCCTTCCTGAAGGCATGCTGGAAAGCATGTTAGACAACATTAGGGATATAAAGAGATTTTCCAACGTCATAAAGCTAAATTTTGACTTATTGAAGTTTGATATTGATATGAGTGACTACTTCTTATTGGTACTTATCCAATTAAGAAATTTTAAATTATATCGGCTGATAAGTGATCAGATACTTATAAAAGAAGATGTATCCGACACAAATTTTTATTGTTTAAATGAGGAGGAATTAAAAAATTCGTTGGATCCAAAAGCTTTAACAACGCAGGAAACCATTCTTTTAGAAGAAGTTATTAATCTCTTACTTGGGAAAAACCAACGCAAAACAGAAGAAGTGCTCATTAATAAGGACTACTTCTGGATTTACTTCTCATTCCAATTGTTCAACAACATTTCATTTCGGGTTTTCAAGGAAACATTGGAAAAATCTAAAGAGGAAATTGCTACTACATTTAATAATTGGAACAATAAATATCGATATGAACTTATTCAAATTTTGAATAACTTACGTCCTGTCCAAAATATTGAAGAAGCAAAAAAAATGCTATATGCTTTTTCATCTATTGATGATGATAAGGACCATTACATCGAAAGAAGTAAAGATTTAATTAAATCCGACGGTTTCTGGAAACTTGATAATGATGATAACGTAGTCGAGGCTATTAGAGAAATTGTAAATGATGATAACCTTCCTGTTTACTCCAGAGCATCAATTGTGAATAGTCTGAATGAAATAGGAGAACAAAGAGGAAATATCATTTTCAACGATAATGAAATCATTTCAACTATTCAGCGCCTTTTTGAAGTATACCTTAAAAGTGGTAAAGCGTTTGATTATAATGGAAAAATTGAGTTTCTACTTAAAGCTGGTAATATTAATAGAGCTGCACAGTCAAAATATGATTTAAATAATGAAATTGCACGGCGATACGAAGATTTTCTATTAAACAATAAACGTGCCTTCGTCTCATTTATTCTGTATGTTATCCGCTCAAAATCTACACCCCGGCCTTTGTCGCAAACTTACGTATTTAACCCATTCATCAATGATATTTTCTCTAATAATCAATTAGATGAAATAACAAACTGGTTGAATAATATCAAAGAAGAAGAATTAAGGTCAGAAATAACACAGGAAGAGTTAGCTGCCTTTAATACAATTAAAAGCATAATATTAAAACATGCTGATGAATATAAAAATAACAGGGAATTTATAGCGGACAAGGAAGAAGAAGAATTTTTAATACCACATCTGGAAAAAACAGGACAGATAAAGAAGATTTCAACAGAGGAAGATGACGAACCAATGCTTTAA